The following coding sequences lie in one Aspergillus luchuensis IFO 4308 DNA, chromosome 8, nearly complete sequence genomic window:
- a CDS encoding putative secondary metabolism biosynthetic enzyme (COG:E;~EggNog:ENOG410PVTE;~InterPro:IPR036038,IPR005786,IPR001544,IPR043131, IPR043132;~PFAM:PF01063;~antiSMASH:Cluster_8.17;~go_function: GO:0003824 - catalytic activity [Evidence IEA];~go_function: GO:0004084 - branched-chain-amino-acid transaminase activity [Evidence IEA];~go_process: GO:0009081 - branched-chain amino acid metabolic process [Evidence IEA]), producing MGSLSPFPPAPKAGLDWANLDMTKHLPVNGHVELRFHQSTQSWTSPSLERGNQISISGLCPGLNYGQQCYEGLKAMRRRRHRHGSQEAEETIAVFRPTFHAARMARSADAVCLPPVPEHLFLECIRLAVAANAEYVPPLDAEGFLYIRPVLFGASDGLPLGPCEETIFAVYCHPARAYHGMQGIKGLVCEEFDRAAPRGMGRFKVGGNYAPVWRHAGKAQKMGYHITLHLDSETHSLVEEFATSGFLGHKVVDGQDVLVVPESENAIESVTGSSLQVLAKSKGWKVDKSPLPFSSLGELDEVIAVGTAAAAVPIASIDRLSTGEKYVFQATGDGKLCDLARSMRAIQKGQAPDREDWCFEVTGF from the exons ATGGGATCACTTTCGCCATTCCCTCCCGCGCCCAAGGCGGGCCTTG ACTGGGCAAACTTGGACATGACCAAACATCTTCCCGTCAACGGCCACGTCGAGCTCCGCTTCCATCAATCCACCCAATCCTGGACCTCCCCGTCTCTCGAGAGAGGAAACCAgatctccatctccggtcTTTGCCCGGGCCTCAACTACGGCCAACAATGTTACGAGGGGTTGAAGGCAatgcgccgccgccgccaccgtcATGGTTcccaggaagcagaagaaaccATTGCCGTCTTTCGACCCACCTTCCACGCCGCGCGCATGGCCCGCTCTGCTGACGCCGTCTGTCTGCCTCCGGTCCCAgagcatctcttcctcgagtGCATCCGCCTCGCGGTTGCTGCCAACGCGGAATATGTACCCCCACTCGACGCCGAGGGATTCTTGTACATCCGACCAGTCCTGTTCGGGGCGTCGGATGGCTTACCCTTAGGTCCGTGTGAGGAGACCATCTTTGCGGTGTACTGCCACCCGGCGCGAGCATACCACGGAATGCAGGGGATCAAGGGCTTGGTATGCGAGGAATTTGATCGGGCGGCGCCACGAGGAATGGGTCGGTTTAAGGTCGGAGGGAATTACGCCCCTGTATGGCGCCACGCGGGGAAGGCGCAGAAGATGGGTTATCATATCACGCTGCATCTTGACAGTGAGACGCATTCCCTCGTGGAAGAATTTGCCACGAGTGGATTCTTGGGCCATAAGGTCGTGGACGGCCAGGATGTGCTGGTCGTGCCGGAGTCGGAGAATGCGATCGAGAGCGTCACCGGCTCGAGTCTACAGGTCCTTGCCAAGAGCAAGGGCTGGAAGGTGGATAAATCTCCG ctccctttctcttcaCTAGGGGAGCTAGATGAAGTCATTGCCGTTGGAactgccgccgccgcggtGCCCATTGCTTCCATCGATCGGTTGTCAACGGGCGAAAAGTATGTTTTCCAGGCGACTGGAGATGGGAAGCTGTGTGATCTTGCTCGCAGCATGCGCGCGATACAAAAGGGACAGGCACCAGACCGTGAGGATTGGTGTTTTGAGGTCACGGGTTTTTGA
- a CDS encoding acyl-CoA thioesterase (COG:S;~EggNog:ENOG410QE8M;~InterPro:IPR029069;~PFAM:PF13279;~antiSMASH:Cluster_8.17): MLLFLFSILILILFFNAKSLPLVYSFQLLPSLYRILQPRNAQRPKELVSPHPINTPNLFYPALPSLFRPHTSQTHCPLPEIDLNLHKSNSTFFTDADLSRARLLSRLLGPALASLGGMPMLAAVQARFLREIRPFQRYCVTTRILAWDQRSLWTVTYFLRREVYKGLREVDLDGGPTAVLIDGNLRRGVLAVLVSRYVVKAGRVTVPPVEVFKRAGLLVDDDDNGITHNDGDRSASNVEEKEGGSLVGEGGKNCRSIDGGIQPQDEEVWPADRVQYMIGSAMEFIGECML; encoded by the coding sequence atgcttctcttcctcttctcaatACTCATCctgatcctcttcttcaatgctAAATCACTCCCACTCGTCTACtccttccagctcctcccctccctttaCCGAATCCTGCAACCCCGCAACGCTCAGCGCCCCAAAGAGCTCGTATCCCCGCACCCAATCAACACTCCCAATCTCTTCTATCCAGCCCTACCCAGCCTCTTCCGCCCCCACACAAGCCAAACCCACTGCCCCCTGCCGGAAATCGACCTCAACCTACACAAGAGCAACAGCACTTTCTTTACAGATGCGGATCTCAGCCGCGCCCGCCTCCTCAGTCGCCTCCTTGGGCCGGCCTTGGCATCGCTAGGCGGAATGCCTATGCTAGCTGCAGTGCAGGCGCGGTTCCTGCGTGAAATTCGCCCCTTTCAGCGCTATTGCGTGACTACTCGGATCCTGGCGTGGGATCAGCGCTCGCTGTGGACGGTTACGTATTTCTTGAGGAGGGAAGTGTATAAGGGACTGAGGGAAGTGGACCTTGATGGAGGGCCCACGGCCGTGTTGATAGATGGGAACCTCCGCAGGGGGGTGTTGGCTGTGCTGGTCAGTCGGTATGTGGTTAAGGCTGGGAGGGTTACTGTGCCTCCCGTGGAGGTCTTTAAGCGGGCGGGGTtgttggttgatgatgatgataatggcaTTACTCATAATGATGGAGATAGGTCTGCCAGCAACgttgaggagaaagaggggggttCGCTGGTAGGAGAGGGGGGTAAGAATTGCAGGAGCATCGACGGTGGAATCCAGCcgcaggatgaagaggtcTGGCCTGCAGACCGTGTGCAATATATGATTGGGTCTGCGATGGAGTTCATCGGAGAATGCATGCTGTAA
- a CDS encoding uncharacterized protein (COG:S;~EggNog:ENOG410Q014;~InterPro:IPR002110,IPR036770,IPR020683;~PFAM:PF12796,PF00023,PF13606;~antiSMASH:Cluster_8.17;~go_function: GO:0005515 - protein binding [Evidence IEA]), whose amino-acid sequence MNQIQQQQQQQQNPLVGSNGTTLPVVVDTRRPSGRPKHNSYTDLMKPGESWEDLPDAAERRRIQNRLAQRAYRRNMRDRTKEVELLKSQVKNLQEAMNSNSSTPNDSSSGSISASASTSDGDDRPTRASSQVSTSSVSPGPRDPPSTYFPSPDQEMLGDGLSWPTDLDHDFTNCFDKTKDITATVTSMPTSASPSTMASTASAQNAMRWLESDVYYPFPPPSPPNVDPMLRPMPSNMSDTQRRIASGCSLSSRDPEADEPLIHIAISRGTIDTLQLLLMTYPISVNVRDRAGYTPLQRAVITGRTDMMKLLIEHGADAGL is encoded by the exons atgaaTCAAatacagcaacaacagcaacaacagcagaacCCTCTGGTAGGGTCAAACGGAACTACTTTGCCCGTGGTCGTTGATACTCGCCGACCATCTGGACGTCCCAAGCATAATTCATACACCGACTTGATGAAGCCAGGCGAGAGCTGGGAGGATCTCCCTGATGCCGCTgagcggaggaggattcAGAACCGTCTAGCACAACGGGCATACC GCCGAAACATGCGCGACCGTACGAAAGAGGTCGAGCTCCTCAAAAGCCAAGTCAAAAACCTTCAAGAAGCCatgaacagcaacagcagcacccCCAACGATAGCAGTAGCGGCAGCATCAGCGCGAGCGCCAGTACCAGCGACGGGGACGACCGTCCCACGCGAGCCTCGTCTCAAGTCAGTACTAGCAGCGTCTCTCCTGGTCCCCGCGACCCCCCGAGTACATATTTCCCGTCTCCAGACCAGGAGATGCTGGGCGATGGACTGAGCTGGCCGACGGACCTGGACCACGACTTCACCAATTGCTTCGATAAAACCAAAGACATTACAGCGACTGTCACAAGCATGCCGACCTCCGCATCACCTTCGACGATGGCCTCGACAGCGAGCGCCCAGAACGCGATGCGATGGCTGGAGTCCGATGTCTACTATCCTTTCCCGCCCCCATCGCCGCCCAACGTCGACCCTATGCTCCGCCCAATGCCAAGCAACATGTCCGACACGCAACGGCGAATCGCCTCGGGCTGTTCCCTGTCCAGCCGTGATCCAGAGGCCGACGAGCCCTTAATCCATATCGCCATCTCGCGCGGCACAATTGATACTCTCCAATTGTTGCTAATGACATATCCCATATCGGTGAATGTGCGAGACCGGGCGGGCTACACACCACTCCAACGAGCTGTTATTACGGGGCGGACAGACATGATGAAACTGCTCATTGAACACGGTGCGGACGCGGGATTGTAG